The following coding sequences are from one Scomber scombrus chromosome 20, fScoSco1.1, whole genome shotgun sequence window:
- the lnx2a gene encoding ligand of Numb protein X 2a isoform X1, whose protein sequence is MGSPGCEVGLAGPVEPTLEALCSECGQIHRSWENHLYNYRLEVDDDLVCHICLQPLVQPLDTPCGHTFCARCLRSFLQERDFCPLDRTRLQLQACRRSSILVHKLLDKLSVSCPLTPVCSLNMPRCDLEAHLKHRCPGTQSQQTSVDGPGCESGDERAMVTSPPRSPSSPQTDLRDATPSPPSGPNNACSNGSTWTEDAGLDNPAFEESTEEDSVVGLECVVPRVKRPLSNPCIHLLRSVSSTSSGWDCPESPPLSAEEGCVKLPSLPEGEITAIEVHRANPYVELGISIVGGNETPLINIVIQEVYRDGVIARDGRLLAGDQILQVNNVDISNVPHSFARSTLARPCTTLQLTVLRERRCASRAPPSSSSSTPAVPHAPCSTPEGTPSSPATLRITLSKRDSTEQLGIKLVRRTDESGVFVLDLLEGGLAAKDGRLRSNDRVLAVNDQDLRHGTPEQAAQIIQASGERVHLLIGRPTKPTPPPPPKSSSTRDLYCLDHFLPNHSSTPSPVPIHLSRTSTHRDLSQCVTCKEKHITVKKEPLESLGMTVAGGRGSKSGELPIFVTSVQPHGCLSRDGRIKRGDVLLSINGQDLTYLSHGEAVGTLKASAASPSVQLRVLEVSMVEEHEHDHDQLLSHTHDSDFDANWSPSWVMWLGLPSYLHSSHEIVLRRSHPGSWGFSIVGGYEETHGNQAFFIKTIVLGTPAYYDGRLKCGDMIVAVNGLSTAGMSHSALVPMLKEQRSRVALTVVSWPGSLV, encoded by the exons ATGGGCAGCCCAGGCTGTGAAGTGGGTCTTGCCGGGCCAGTGGAGCCAACCCTGGAGGCTCTATGTTCTGAGTGTGGCCAGATCCACCGCAGCTGGGAGAACCACCTCTACAACTACCGCCTGGAAGTAGACGATGACCTCGTGTGCCACATCTGCCTGCAGCCGCTGGTGCAGCCGCTCGACACACCTTGCGGCCACACCTTCTGTGCCCGCTGCCTGCGTAGCTTCCTCCAGGAGAGGGACTTCTGCCCGCTGGATAGGACGCGGCTGCAGTTGCAGGCATGCCGCAGATCCAGCATACTGGTTCACAAGCTGCTGGACAAGTTGTCCGTGTCCTGCCCTTTGACCCCAGTCTGCTCCCTGAACATGCCACGATGTGACCTGGAGGCACACCTCAAACACAG GTGTCCCGGGACGCAGTCTCAGCAGACGAGTGTGGACGGCCCAGGATGTGAGAGTGGGGATGAGCGAGCGATGGTGACCAGTCCTCCCAGATCACCCAGCTCCCCGCAGACAGACCTGAGGGATGCCACCCCGTCGCCGCCTTCTGGACCTAACAACGCCTGCAGCAACGGGTCCACGTGGACAGAAGATGCTGGCCTTGACAACCCCGCCTTTGAGGAAAGCACTGAAGAAGACA GTGTGGTCGGTTTGGAGTGTGTTGTCCCCAGGGTGAAGCGGCCCCTCAGTAATCCCTGCATCCACCTCCTCCGGTCTGTCAGCTCCACCTCCTCTGGCTGGGACTGCCCTGAGTCCCCACCTCTCTCTGCTGAAGAAG GCTGTGTGAAGTTGCCCTCCCTTCCTGAAGGAGAGATTACCGCCATAGAAGTCCACCGGGCCAACCCATATGTGGAGCTGGGCATCAGCATCGTCGGTGGAAACGAGACGCCTCTCATTAACATTGTGATTCAGGAAGTGTACCGAGATGGTGTCATTGCACGAGACGGGAGGCTGCTGGCTGGGGATCAGATACTACAG GTGAACAATGTGGACATCAGTAATGTGCCCCACAGTTTTGCCCGCTCTACCCTTGCACGACCCTGCACCACTCTGCAGCTGACTGTGCTGAGGGAGCGTCGCTGTGCCTCCCGGGCGCCtccctcgtcctcctcttccacccCGGCCGTGCCACATGCACCCTGCTCGACCCCTGAGGGCACCCCGTCCAGCCCTGCCACACTGAGAATCACCCTGAGTAAGCGGGACTCAACGGAGCAGCTCGGCATCAAGCTGGTGCGGCGAACAGATGAGTCAGGAGTGTTTGTGTTGGACCTATTGGAGGGAGGCCTGGCAGCGAAGGATGGCAGGCTACGCAGTAATGACCGCGTTCTGGCCGTCAACGACCAGGATCTTCGCCACGGCACCCCGGAGCAAGCTGCACAGATTATACAG GCCAGCGGAGAGCGAGTCCACCTGCTGATTGGACGGCCCACTAAGCCAACTCCGCCGCCGCCGCCAAAATCAAGCTCCACCAGAGACCTTTACTGCCTTGATCACTTCCTGCCTAACCACAGCTCTACCCCAAGTCCTGTGCCCATACACCTCTCCCGCACCAGCACCCATAGA GATCTGTCCCAGTGTGTGACCTGTAAGGAGAAACACATTACGGTGAAGAAGGAACCTCTGGAGTCACTCGGCATGACTGTGGCAGGAGGGCGGGGCAGCAAGAGCGGGGAGCTGCCGATCTTTGTGACCAGCGTCCAACCCCACGGCTGCTTGTCGAGGGACGGACGAATCAAAAGAG gTGACGTCCTGTTGAGTATCAACGGGCAGGACTTGACGTACCTGAGCCACGGTGAGGCCGTGGGCACCCTGAAGGCCAGCGCCGCCTCACCCTCAGTGCAGCTGCGGGTGCTGGAGGTCAGCATGGTGGAGGAGCACGAACACGACCACGACCAGCTGCTGTCTCACACTCATGACAGTGACTTTGACGCCAACTGGTCCCCCTCGTGGGTCATGTGGCTGGGTCTGCCCAG CTACCTGCACAGTAGTCATGAGATTGTACTGCGGAGGAGCCACCCTGGCAGTTGGGGCTTCAGCATCGTTGGCGGCTACGAAGAAACCCATGGCAACCAGGCGTTCTTCATCAAGACCATCGTCCTCGGCACGCCTGCGTACTACGATGGACGCCTCAA GTGTGGTGACATGATCGTGGCAGTCAACGGCCTGTCAACAGCAGGAATGAGCCACTCAGCTCTGGTGCCCATGCTGAAGGAGCAGCGCAGCCGGGTGGCGCTTACTGTAGTCTCCTGGCCTGGCAGCCTGGTATAG
- the lnx2a gene encoding ligand of Numb protein X 2a isoform X2, with translation MVTSPPRSPSSPQTDLRDATPSPPSGPNNACSNGSTWTEDAGLDNPAFEESTEEDSVVGLECVVPRVKRPLSNPCIHLLRSVSSTSSGWDCPESPPLSAEEGCVKLPSLPEGEITAIEVHRANPYVELGISIVGGNETPLINIVIQEVYRDGVIARDGRLLAGDQILQVNNVDISNVPHSFARSTLARPCTTLQLTVLRERRCASRAPPSSSSSTPAVPHAPCSTPEGTPSSPATLRITLSKRDSTEQLGIKLVRRTDESGVFVLDLLEGGLAAKDGRLRSNDRVLAVNDQDLRHGTPEQAAQIIQASGERVHLLIGRPTKPTPPPPPKSSSTRDLYCLDHFLPNHSSTPSPVPIHLSRTSTHRDLSQCVTCKEKHITVKKEPLESLGMTVAGGRGSKSGELPIFVTSVQPHGCLSRDGRIKRGDVLLSINGQDLTYLSHGEAVGTLKASAASPSVQLRVLEVSMVEEHEHDHDQLLSHTHDSDFDANWSPSWVMWLGLPSYLHSSHEIVLRRSHPGSWGFSIVGGYEETHGNQAFFIKTIVLGTPAYYDGRLKCGDMIVAVNGLSTAGMSHSALVPMLKEQRSRVALTVVSWPGSLV, from the exons ATGGTGACCAGTCCTCCCAGATCACCCAGCTCCCCGCAGACAGACCTGAGGGATGCCACCCCGTCGCCGCCTTCTGGACCTAACAACGCCTGCAGCAACGGGTCCACGTGGACAGAAGATGCTGGCCTTGACAACCCCGCCTTTGAGGAAAGCACTGAAGAAGACA GTGTGGTCGGTTTGGAGTGTGTTGTCCCCAGGGTGAAGCGGCCCCTCAGTAATCCCTGCATCCACCTCCTCCGGTCTGTCAGCTCCACCTCCTCTGGCTGGGACTGCCCTGAGTCCCCACCTCTCTCTGCTGAAGAAG GCTGTGTGAAGTTGCCCTCCCTTCCTGAAGGAGAGATTACCGCCATAGAAGTCCACCGGGCCAACCCATATGTGGAGCTGGGCATCAGCATCGTCGGTGGAAACGAGACGCCTCTCATTAACATTGTGATTCAGGAAGTGTACCGAGATGGTGTCATTGCACGAGACGGGAGGCTGCTGGCTGGGGATCAGATACTACAG GTGAACAATGTGGACATCAGTAATGTGCCCCACAGTTTTGCCCGCTCTACCCTTGCACGACCCTGCACCACTCTGCAGCTGACTGTGCTGAGGGAGCGTCGCTGTGCCTCCCGGGCGCCtccctcgtcctcctcttccacccCGGCCGTGCCACATGCACCCTGCTCGACCCCTGAGGGCACCCCGTCCAGCCCTGCCACACTGAGAATCACCCTGAGTAAGCGGGACTCAACGGAGCAGCTCGGCATCAAGCTGGTGCGGCGAACAGATGAGTCAGGAGTGTTTGTGTTGGACCTATTGGAGGGAGGCCTGGCAGCGAAGGATGGCAGGCTACGCAGTAATGACCGCGTTCTGGCCGTCAACGACCAGGATCTTCGCCACGGCACCCCGGAGCAAGCTGCACAGATTATACAG GCCAGCGGAGAGCGAGTCCACCTGCTGATTGGACGGCCCACTAAGCCAACTCCGCCGCCGCCGCCAAAATCAAGCTCCACCAGAGACCTTTACTGCCTTGATCACTTCCTGCCTAACCACAGCTCTACCCCAAGTCCTGTGCCCATACACCTCTCCCGCACCAGCACCCATAGA GATCTGTCCCAGTGTGTGACCTGTAAGGAGAAACACATTACGGTGAAGAAGGAACCTCTGGAGTCACTCGGCATGACTGTGGCAGGAGGGCGGGGCAGCAAGAGCGGGGAGCTGCCGATCTTTGTGACCAGCGTCCAACCCCACGGCTGCTTGTCGAGGGACGGACGAATCAAAAGAG gTGACGTCCTGTTGAGTATCAACGGGCAGGACTTGACGTACCTGAGCCACGGTGAGGCCGTGGGCACCCTGAAGGCCAGCGCCGCCTCACCCTCAGTGCAGCTGCGGGTGCTGGAGGTCAGCATGGTGGAGGAGCACGAACACGACCACGACCAGCTGCTGTCTCACACTCATGACAGTGACTTTGACGCCAACTGGTCCCCCTCGTGGGTCATGTGGCTGGGTCTGCCCAG CTACCTGCACAGTAGTCATGAGATTGTACTGCGGAGGAGCCACCCTGGCAGTTGGGGCTTCAGCATCGTTGGCGGCTACGAAGAAACCCATGGCAACCAGGCGTTCTTCATCAAGACCATCGTCCTCGGCACGCCTGCGTACTACGATGGACGCCTCAA GTGTGGTGACATGATCGTGGCAGTCAACGGCCTGTCAACAGCAGGAATGAGCCACTCAGCTCTGGTGCCCATGCTGAAGGAGCAGCGCAGCCGGGTGGCGCTTACTGTAGTCTCCTGGCCTGGCAGCCTGGTATAG
- the gtf3ab gene encoding general transcription factor IIIA, b codes for MGERLQSQKSYVCSFFDCKAKFSKSWKLEAHLCKHTGLKPFSCEKCDKSFATRYQLTRHELSHSGEKPHKCTTEGCSEAFVTKASMKNHMARVHQHQEKQYRCDHKGCKKDFNKRYQLNAHKGEHQQILPFHCTFKGCTREFPSRGKLKHHEKVHAGYPCDDEACPFLGKTWTEYQKHRKEHKVKLLCGECKKQFNNAWFLRQHSLNVHSGERKMLLCPRQGCGKKFTRRFNLESHVLGDHEGKKPFSCVYAGCGKSFAMKESLWRHGVVHDPGKKKLKKLHPKKNLPWRIALQVKLAAAANEAETHKLAAKLRNTRLEDTKS; via the exons ATGGGGGAGAGGTTGCAAAGCCAAAAAAGCTACGTTTGCTCTTTTTTTGATTGTAAAGCTAAGTTTAGTAAGTCATGGAAGCTAGAGGCTCATCTTTGCAAACACACAGGATTG AAACCATTCTCTTGCGAAAAGTGTGACAAGAGCTTTGCCACTCGCTATCAGCTCACCAGACATGAGCTCAGTCACAGTGGGGAAAAACCTCACAA GTGTACGACTGAAGGATGCTCCGAAGCCTTTGTCACCAAAGCCAGCATGAAGAACCACATGGCTCGAGTTCACCAGCACCAGGAGAAGCAATATCGA TGTGATCATAAGGGTTGCAAAAAGGACTTTAATAAGCGGTACCAGCTGAACGCCCATAAGGGTGAGCACCAACAGATTCTGCCATTTCA TTGTACTTTCAAAGGCTGTACAAGAGAATTTCCCTCTCGTGGAAAACTGAAGCACCATGAGAAAGTGCATGCAG gttACCCTTGTGACGATGAAGCATGCCCTTTCCTGGGCAAGACGTGGACAGAATATCAGAAGCACAGAAAGGAGCATAAAG TCAAGCTGCTGTGTGGAGAGTGCAAAAAGCAGTTTAACAACGCATGGTTCTTACGCCAGCATTCGCTGAACGTCCACTCTGGGGAGAGGAAGATGTTGCTGTGCCCCAGACAAGGGTGTGGCAAAAAGTTTACTCGTCGCTTCAACTTGGAGAGTCACGTACTGGGAGACCATGAGGGCAAGAAACCCTTCAGCTGTGTATATGCTGGCTGTGGGAAGAGCTTTGCCATGAAG GAAAGTCTGTGGCGGCATGGAGTGGTGCATGACCCAGGAAAGAAAAAGCTGAag AAGCTGCATCCTAAAAAGAATCTGCCCTGGCGTATTGCACTGCAGGTCAAACTGGCAGCTGCAGCCAATGAAGCAGAGACCCACAAGCTTGCTGCAAAGCTGCGCAACACGCGTTTAGAGGATACCAAATCTTGA